The following proteins are co-located in the Chloroflexia bacterium SDU3-3 genome:
- a CDS encoding FHA domain-containing protein, which translates to MTYHSAVDTNAARDEYDDTSAPRLDIFGSRGETVQSASLTDDILTIGQAPSNQVVLSGDGVGRFHVRITRQGDQVIVTDLGSRGGTQINDSPLTPNTPRAWPMGSTMRIGQYRIRLTDPRTQQGQNQPLAAAVPVAAAAALSSKPNGIDIAIDGGRSTLELNPGQTELAVLILSNRQAFEEVRTLAVEGIPASWLNLPNRELSVPANGQISVPIKIIVPKEASARAGLYNVILKAISPQDPELFSSVEASWTVQPFPGVALELKPRKQSVRGIRPASYIAIVQNAGNEAETFSLRAGNDQPGLDYQFDRTRFTIEPGASERVTLMVQPQENPTNKVQNYSFSVYAQAGDGPETLESAQLIQSAPRPAWILPVAIAIPLLLVAGMFFLLNNAKATQASANEYDLSNATPVSATPGLIPSPTFDDALAISLPEPTKDESRSKDEEEQQSIKDAAADAVSSSVEQMQTQVAQVVLFANGGAPLTSNGVASAGNTNGSGGANGGNGSNGSNGSNDDSSGNGSSGNGSKDEDEDPTATTAPTNTPTYTPSATPTPTLTPTPTITPTPTQTQVVLPPGTSTPTPTFTVTPTPSITPTPSNTPTNTPTASPTFTPTPLPAKKLAFLDVPGSAIAGKTMSQIAVQVQDEKGNVVKTKTGDLIKIEINAGNCTDATLFSTATLTGTISVPVNAEGSAIFTDLRIDCAGTGFILRASSQEGNLVQALSNPAFQVVKGQAAALRYLTEPEDTVADEKIKDENNGDIIVAVVDAGGNIVDGCNNKQLKMTKSGGHASATVSGDTATVQNGKATFNNLSMAYVGLDYRLIGDVQNDNAGSCNNIATQQSSAFNITANQLEFYSEVTSKAAGASLGSIKVRAVDDFSTTDTTFDGTIKLSLSGGNPAATITVPNGESLEKKAVQGVATFSSSLSIAKIGQDYQIHAKDKDNKFDMLDGAKFNITANQLRIIGGTKTINNIKAGTSFAPTETVRVQATDDEGTEDTTYKQQIKLNLAFPSGTIVSVSDQNGFELTKTPTGNGAVGDGTVVFDLSDIQKKIKWTDADYRFIASSGSLTNAATDPFNVTANKLFFKQQPSSNSFKSNEAVGTVIIAATDEFNTVDATFDNSQLDLDVDSPGSIVDGFGPGKSGADKTTPPDGLAIPGQRKFTITSFPTADDGYKFIAKDLSTAGLADVASNDFKITASKLVFLEDEVKNTPAGAYITDKNGFNLKVAATGEDGNPDPNFSTAIKITTNKGTLQDNGADKTSVSRTPLSGVSTFDKLGIKNVGQNVKLTANVDGLASASTQEFNITANRYAFVVQPTTRKAMEPFSQIKVIATDSSNSNEEDKTLNTTLTLSINNGGILSVTDFPVINGVALINGLYVENLRSEYKLTAEAVPSLGIVKGESATFSITANKLRFLDKTIEIYPANNNYNFEYRFTLQVQATDDAGHVDNFTSYNIELLAQPNTHFHRNSTITKTRTPEPWNGNSYLEFGGLFVNGDSGDGSTDPVQGVEYKVCAQTTDHSIEVPAADCATITYPN; encoded by the coding sequence ATGACATATCATTCTGCAGTTGATACTAACGCGGCACGTGATGAGTATGACGATACTTCAGCGCCTCGGCTCGATATCTTTGGCTCCCGTGGCGAGACGGTGCAGAGCGCATCGCTCACTGATGATATCCTGACCATCGGCCAGGCCCCCAGCAATCAGGTGGTGCTGAGCGGCGATGGCGTGGGCCGCTTCCACGTGCGCATCACCCGCCAAGGCGATCAGGTGATCGTCACCGATCTGGGCAGCCGCGGCGGCACCCAGATCAACGATAGCCCGCTTACGCCCAATACGCCGCGCGCGTGGCCCATGGGCAGCACCATGCGGATTGGCCAGTACCGCATTCGCCTGACTGACCCACGCACTCAGCAGGGCCAGAACCAGCCGCTTGCAGCTGCCGTACCTGTGGCCGCTGCCGCCGCGCTCAGCAGCAAGCCCAATGGCATCGATATTGCGATCGATGGCGGTCGATCGACCCTTGAGCTGAACCCTGGGCAGACCGAGCTCGCCGTTCTGATCCTGTCGAATCGACAGGCCTTCGAAGAGGTGCGCACGCTTGCGGTGGAGGGCATCCCTGCGAGTTGGCTGAACCTGCCCAACCGCGAGCTGAGCGTGCCCGCCAACGGCCAGATCAGCGTGCCTATCAAAATCATCGTGCCAAAAGAGGCCAGCGCGCGTGCCGGGCTCTACAATGTCATTCTCAAGGCCATCTCGCCACAAGACCCCGAGCTGTTTAGCTCGGTCGAGGCCTCGTGGACAGTGCAGCCCTTCCCCGGCGTGGCGCTTGAGCTGAAGCCGCGCAAGCAGTCGGTGCGCGGCATCCGGCCTGCTAGCTACATCGCCATTGTGCAGAATGCAGGCAACGAGGCCGAGACCTTCTCGCTGCGCGCTGGCAACGACCAGCCGGGGCTGGACTATCAGTTTGATCGCACGCGCTTCACTATCGAGCCTGGCGCTTCCGAGCGGGTGACCCTGATGGTGCAGCCGCAGGAGAATCCCACCAACAAGGTTCAGAACTACTCGTTCTCAGTCTACGCTCAGGCTGGCGATGGCCCAGAGACACTTGAGAGCGCCCAGTTGATCCAGAGCGCGCCGCGCCCTGCCTGGATTCTGCCAGTTGCGATTGCCATCCCGCTGCTACTGGTGGCTGGCATGTTCTTCTTGCTCAACAACGCCAAGGCCACACAGGCCTCTGCTAACGAATATGATTTGTCTAATGCCACTCCTGTGTCTGCAACACCAGGGCTGATCCCATCCCCTACATTCGATGATGCTCTTGCGATCTCGCTGCCAGAGCCGACGAAGGATGAGAGCCGCTCGAAAGACGAAGAGGAGCAGCAGTCGATCAAAGATGCTGCGGCTGATGCGGTGAGCAGTTCGGTGGAGCAGATGCAGACCCAGGTGGCCCAGGTGGTTTTGTTTGCGAACGGCGGCGCTCCATTGACAAGCAATGGTGTGGCATCCGCTGGCAATACAAATGGCTCAGGTGGCGCAAACGGCGGCAACGGCAGCAACGGCAGCAATGGCAGCAATGATGATAGCAGCGGCAACGGTAGCAGCGGCAACGGTAGCAAGGACGAGGATGAAGATCCAACCGCTACCACCGCGCCGACAAATACCCCTACCTATACCCCGAGCGCCACACCAACGCCGACGCTCACGCCAACACCTACCATCACGCCCACGCCTACCCAGACGCAGGTGGTGCTGCCTCCTGGCACGAGCACCCCTACCCCGACGTTCACGGTTACACCCACGCCGAGTATCACGCCCACGCCGAGCAACACGCCGACAAACACGCCGACCGCGTCTCCTACCTTCACACCTACGCCGCTTCCTGCCAAGAAACTGGCCTTCTTGGATGTGCCCGGTAGCGCGATCGCTGGAAAGACGATGTCGCAGATTGCGGTGCAGGTGCAGGATGAAAAAGGCAATGTGGTGAAGACCAAGACGGGCGATCTCATCAAGATTGAGATAAATGCGGGGAATTGCACAGATGCTACGCTTTTCTCGACAGCTACTCTAACTGGTACGATAAGCGTGCCCGTTAATGCCGAAGGAAGTGCTATCTTTACAGATCTCCGTATTGATTGCGCAGGTACGGGCTTTATCTTGCGTGCTAGCTCTCAAGAGGGCAATTTGGTCCAGGCGTTGAGCAACCCTGCATTCCAGGTTGTCAAGGGTCAGGCGGCTGCCCTGCGGTACCTGACTGAGCCGGAAGATACGGTTGCGGATGAGAAGATCAAAGATGAGAATAACGGCGACATCATTGTAGCTGTTGTTGATGCTGGCGGTAATATTGTCGATGGATGTAACAATAAACAGCTAAAGATGACTAAGAGTGGTGGCCATGCTTCCGCTACTGTATCTGGCGACACTGCCACAGTGCAAAATGGCAAGGCTACATTCAATAATCTGTCGATGGCGTATGTTGGCTTGGACTATCGATTGATTGGCGATGTGCAAAATGATAATGCTGGCTCTTGCAATAATATAGCTACTCAGCAAAGCTCAGCTTTTAACATAACGGCTAATCAGCTTGAATTTTACTCTGAGGTTACGAGTAAAGCTGCTGGCGCTTCGCTTGGGTCTATTAAAGTACGGGCTGTTGATGATTTCTCAACAACCGATACAACCTTTGATGGGACTATTAAGCTGAGCCTTTCGGGCGGAAACCCCGCTGCTACTATAACAGTTCCCAATGGCGAGAGCCTTGAGAAGAAGGCTGTCCAGGGTGTTGCGACATTCTCAAGCTCGCTTAGCATCGCGAAGATCGGTCAAGATTATCAGATCCACGCAAAGGATAAAGATAATAAGTTTGACATGCTGGATGGTGCGAAGTTCAATATTACAGCAAATCAGCTGCGAATTATTGGTGGCACGAAGACTATCAATAATATTAAGGCAGGAACTTCTTTCGCACCAACCGAGACCGTGCGTGTTCAAGCAACCGATGATGAAGGTACCGAAGATACCACCTATAAGCAGCAGATAAAGCTCAACCTAGCTTTCCCCTCGGGTACCATAGTCTCTGTCTCCGATCAGAATGGCTTTGAGCTAACGAAAACACCAACTGGCAACGGTGCTGTAGGTGATGGCACGGTGGTGTTTGACCTGTCGGATATTCAGAAGAAGATCAAGTGGACAGACGCTGACTATAGGTTTATTGCAAGCAGTGGTTCGCTAACTAATGCTGCAACTGATCCTTTTAATGTCACAGCGAATAAGCTCTTTTTCAAGCAGCAGCCGTCGTCTAACTCATTTAAGTCAAATGAGGCCGTTGGCACGGTCATCATTGCAGCGACTGATGAGTTCAATACCGTTGATGCGACATTCGACAACTCGCAGCTTGACCTTGATGTCGATAGCCCGGGTTCGATAGTAGATGGCTTTGGTCCTGGCAAGAGCGGGGCGGATAAAACCACGCCTCCAGATGGCTTGGCTATACCTGGCCAGCGAAAATTTACTATTACCTCGTTCCCCACCGCCGACGATGGCTATAAGTTCATTGCGAAGGATCTCAGCACGGCTGGGCTTGCTGACGTGGCCAGCAACGATTTTAAGATCACGGCAAGCAAGCTGGTGTTCCTCGAAGACGAGGTGAAGAATACTCCGGCGGGAGCGTATATCACGGATAAGAATGGTTTCAACCTGAAGGTGGCTGCTACTGGAGAGGATGGTAACCCTGATCCTAATTTTTCTACGGCAATTAAGATCACAACAAATAAAGGTACACTCCAGGATAATGGCGCAGATAAGACCTCTGTAAGCCGAACTCCCCTGAGTGGTGTGTCTACATTTGATAAGCTCGGTATCAAGAATGTTGGCCAGAATGTGAAACTGACTGCTAATGTTGATGGTTTGGCATCTGCATCTACGCAGGAGTTTAATATAACAGCCAACCGCTATGCCTTTGTTGTTCAGCCAACTACTAGAAAGGCAATGGAACCGTTTTCGCAGATAAAGGTCATTGCTACAGATTCGTCAAACAGCAATGAGGAAGATAAGACCCTCAATACTACTTTGACCTTATCTATTAATAACGGCGGGATACTTTCCGTAACAGATTTTCCGGTGATCAATGGTGTTGCACTGATTAACGGCCTATACGTGGAAAATCTTCGTTCGGAGTATAAGCTTACTGCTGAGGCTGTGCCTTCTTTAGGGATTGTTAAAGGCGAAAGCGCCACATTCTCTATTACGGCAAATAAGCTGAGGTTTCTTGATAAAACTATTGAGATCTACCCAGCTAACAATAATTACAATTTTGAGTATAGATTTACTTTGCAGGTGCAGGCTACTGATGATGCTGGCCATGTGGATAACTTTACAAGCTATAACATAGAGTTGCTAGCTCAGCCTAATACGCATTTCCATCGAAACTCCACTATTACGAAAACGCGTACTCCAGAACCCTGGAATGGCAATAGCTATCTTGAGTTTGGAGGTCTGTTTGTGAACGGAGATTCGGGAGATGGTAGTACCGATCCTGTTCAGGGTGTTGAATATAAGGTCTGTGCTCAGACTACCGATCATTCAATAGAAGTTCCTGCCGCTGATTGTGCGACGATAACCTATCCTAATTAA
- a CDS encoding FHA domain-containing protein, with protein MTTENLHLIVRLEGQVVHTLPLVQSVILIGRTPDNGLSLPHPQVSRQHAELRIDELGLTLTDLGSSSGTFIGGMQVLPHQPQPLLPSAVVRIGPFEISFDGPGVSAEESQPVIGGESAARGTVAPPAPLKPPRRTFPPPQPFGPYSRYLRDLPVIYHDSDFLGRYLQIFEAIWEPLEQRQDHIEMYFDPDTAPARFLPLLAQWLTIPMDIHSPESRQRDLLNEAMDMYKWRGTRYGLARIIQLVIGVVPEISDEPNAPFTIRVRVQNAPDQPIDKTLLEQTILLHKPAHIGYIIDVISE; from the coding sequence ATGACGACAGAAAACCTACATCTTATCGTTCGGCTTGAGGGCCAGGTCGTCCATACCTTGCCGCTTGTCCAGTCGGTTATTCTCATTGGCCGCACCCCCGACAACGGGCTGTCGCTGCCGCACCCCCAGGTGTCGCGCCAGCACGCCGAGCTGCGCATCGACGAGCTGGGCCTCACCCTCACCGATCTCGGCAGCAGCTCGGGCACTTTTATCGGCGGGATGCAGGTGCTGCCCCACCAGCCCCAGCCGCTGCTGCCCAGCGCGGTGGTGCGTATTGGCCCCTTCGAGATCTCCTTCGATGGCCCAGGTGTATCCGCCGAGGAGAGCCAGCCCGTGATCGGGGGCGAGAGCGCCGCCCGTGGTACGGTGGCCCCGCCCGCGCCGCTGAAACCGCCGCGGCGCACCTTCCCGCCGCCGCAGCCGTTTGGCCCCTACAGCCGCTACCTGCGCGACCTGCCGGTGATCTACCACGACAGCGACTTTCTGGGCCGCTACCTGCAGATCTTTGAGGCGATCTGGGAGCCGCTAGAGCAGCGCCAGGATCATATCGAGATGTACTTTGATCCCGATACGGCCCCCGCGCGCTTCCTGCCCCTGCTGGCCCAGTGGCTGACTATACCGATGGATATCCATAGCCCCGAGTCGCGGCAGCGAGATCTGCTTAACGAGGCCATGGATATGTATAAGTGGCGCGGTACCCGCTATGGCCTGGCGCGGATCATCCAGCTGGTGATCGGTGTAGTGCCGGAGATCAGCGATGAGCCAAACGCGCCGTTTACGATACGGGTTCGTGTTCAGAACGCGCCCGATCAGCCGATCGATAAAACCCTACTTGAGCAGACGATCCTACTACACAAACCGGCTCATATCGGCTATATTATTGATGTTATTTCTGAGTAG
- a CDS encoding putative baseplate assembly protein, with the protein MPLPTADLDDKKFQDIVDQAKRMIPQFCPEWTDHNVSDPGVTLIELFAWMTEMLLYRVNQVPEKMYITFLNLLGLQLEPPRAASVPVTFYLAAPQPIDVVIPADTESATVRTETTDAIIFTTEADLVLRPPVIKGLYTRAAGRGGTWNMHDMRAMGFGGQGAVMFPSALNPGDAFYIAFEKDHGNHVLALVIECDTAGGAGVDPKNPPIEWQVWQGALDGRWVPCEVEFDGTGGFNQNGEIILHLPPMVEDAIQGVTAFWLRCRLTEAQREGNRYRVSPEILSLQIETRGGTSVSRHATTITDEHLGRSDGTPGQIFQLSHTPILSRDTARDHLLIVPPGGEPQQWQEVLDFADSQNEDRHYTLDNNDGTLTLGPALLQPDGSVFRFGVVPVKDSELIFSRYQYGGGIAGNVPRGAISILKTSIPYVARIINRMPATGGRDAQTLEDAKLRVPQYLRTRQRAVTADDFEYLAEQVKFVARARCLAPGAQPGQPGDIAPGHVSVLVLPESRNEDIQVVPEELLLSAELRSAVMAQLSERCVIGTQLDVRAPEYIWVSVQAKLQARVRNDATILNEIQRSAETALYRYLNPYIGGPHGKGWPFGRHLHISEIYGLLQGVPQIEFVEDVQILVREPGRSGGGQPVIGRLDVPPQALICSYQHAVEVHA; encoded by the coding sequence ATGCCTCTGCCGACTGCCGACCTTGACGACAAAAAATTTCAGGATATTGTGGATCAGGCTAAGCGCATGATCCCGCAGTTCTGCCCTGAGTGGACCGATCATAACGTGAGCGATCCGGGTGTTACCCTGATCGAGCTTTTTGCGTGGATGACCGAGATGCTGCTGTACCGGGTCAATCAGGTTCCCGAGAAGATGTACATCACCTTCCTGAACCTGCTGGGCCTCCAGCTTGAGCCGCCGCGCGCCGCAAGCGTGCCAGTCACCTTCTACCTGGCCGCACCACAGCCGATCGATGTGGTGATCCCCGCCGACACCGAGTCGGCCACCGTGCGCACCGAGACCACCGACGCGATCATCTTCACCACCGAGGCCGACCTGGTGCTGCGCCCGCCGGTGATCAAGGGCCTGTACACCCGCGCTGCTGGACGCGGCGGCACCTGGAACATGCACGATATGCGCGCGATGGGCTTTGGCGGCCAGGGCGCGGTGATGTTTCCCTCGGCACTGAACCCAGGCGATGCCTTCTACATCGCGTTCGAGAAAGATCACGGCAACCATGTGCTGGCCCTCGTGATCGAGTGCGACACTGCCGGTGGTGCAGGTGTTGACCCCAAGAACCCGCCGATCGAGTGGCAGGTCTGGCAGGGTGCGCTCGATGGCCGCTGGGTGCCGTGCGAGGTTGAGTTTGATGGTACCGGCGGCTTTAACCAGAACGGCGAGATCATCCTGCATCTTCCGCCGATGGTGGAGGACGCCATCCAGGGTGTCACCGCCTTCTGGCTGCGCTGCCGCCTCACCGAGGCACAGCGCGAGGGTAACCGCTACCGCGTGTCGCCCGAGATCCTCTCGCTGCAGATCGAGACGCGCGGCGGCACCTCGGTGTCGCGCCACGCCACCACGATCACCGACGAGCACCTGGGCCGCAGCGATGGCACCCCAGGGCAGATCTTCCAGCTGAGCCACACGCCGATCCTCTCGCGCGATACCGCCCGCGACCACCTGCTGATCGTGCCGCCCGGCGGCGAGCCGCAGCAGTGGCAGGAGGTGCTCGATTTTGCCGACTCGCAGAACGAGGATCGCCACTATACGCTTGATAACAACGATGGCACGCTGACGCTTGGCCCGGCGCTGCTGCAGCCCGATGGCTCGGTGTTCCGCTTCGGTGTGGTGCCGGTGAAAGATAGCGAGCTGATCTTCAGCCGCTACCAGTATGGCGGCGGCATAGCGGGCAATGTGCCGCGCGGCGCTATCTCGATCCTGAAAACATCCATCCCCTACGTGGCGCGAATTATCAATCGCATGCCTGCCACCGGCGGGCGCGATGCGCAGACGCTAGAAGATGCCAAGCTGCGCGTGCCGCAGTACCTGCGCACACGCCAGCGCGCTGTCACCGCCGATGATTTCGAGTACCTAGCCGAGCAGGTCAAGTTTGTGGCGCGCGCCCGCTGCCTCGCGCCAGGGGCGCAGCCCGGCCAGCCTGGCGATATCGCCCCCGGCCACGTGAGCGTGCTGGTGCTGCCCGAGAGTCGCAACGAGGACATCCAGGTGGTGCCCGAAGAGCTGCTGCTCTCCGCCGAGCTGCGCAGCGCGGTGATGGCCCAGCTCAGCGAGCGCTGTGTGATAGGCACCCAGCTCGATGTGCGCGCACCCGAGTATATCTGGGTTTCAGTCCAAGCCAAGCTCCAGGCCCGCGTGCGGAACGATGCCACCATCCTCAACGAGATCCAGCGCAGCGCCGAGACAGCGCTCTATCGCTACCTCAACCCCTATATCGGCGGGCCACATGGCAAAGGCTGGCCTTTTGGCCGCCACCTGCACATCTCCGAGATCTATGGCCTGCTGCAGGGCGTGCCCCAGATCGAGTTTGTCGAAGACGTGCAGATCCTGGTGCGCGAGCCTGGCCGATCTGGTGGTGGCCAGCCGGTGATCGGTCGGCTGGATGTGCCGCCGCAGGCGCTCATATGCTCATATCAGCACGCGGTTGAGGTTCATGCCTAG
- a CDS encoding GPW/gp25 family protein has protein sequence MSDFLGSGWAFPVGTDARGSMALAYHERDIEQAIRIILLTPKGQRVMRPKFGCQIHDLIFAPNDTTTAGLAEYYVHEALEMWEPRISVVEVRVEPDPAQPERLLIEIDYEIKTTHDRRSLVFPFYRIPGED, from the coding sequence ATGAGCGATTTCCTTGGATCGGGCTGGGCCTTCCCCGTGGGGACCGATGCGCGGGGGAGCATGGCCCTGGCCTACCACGAGCGCGATATTGAGCAGGCCATCCGCATCATCCTGCTGACCCCCAAGGGCCAGCGGGTGATGCGGCCAAAATTTGGCTGCCAGATCCACGATCTGATTTTTGCGCCAAACGATACCACCACCGCAGGTCTGGCCGAGTACTATGTGCACGAGGCGCTGGAAATGTGGGAGCCGCGTATCTCGGTCGTCGAGGTGCGCGTCGAGCCAGACCCCGCGCAGCCAGAGCGCCTGCTGATCGAGATCGACTACGAGATCAAAACCACACACGACCGACGCTCGCTCGTGTTTCCCTTCTACCGCATTCCTGGGGAAGATTAA
- a CDS encoding VgrG-related protein, with translation MTNSTKHINQFYVKVGGSDIQPNIASAIEEVRIEGTLHMPSMATIIFSDPHLAITDSSTFEPGADIQVLMEKTVVFDGEIVEMEPEFVDRTQRLIVRAFDRLHRLAHGTHTRSFQNVKDSDLVSKIASEVGLSPDATATSEVHPHVLQTNQSNLEFLQQRIARLGMWLYADAKKLCCKAPASTQEAEVKWNDTLMTFQPRLAGKGHIGKVTVRSWDIKKKQEIIGQAEKPTSDVTPKIGAAYKKFYSYSAETQISDCRIETQDAAKKMAQAALDRHTSQYVEAEGSCAGNPAIKAGTKLKITNVGTRFSGTYIVTGVVHRYDGKEGYVTEFQVSGMNAAALLAKLLPERETISPMQGLMIGIVTDNIDPDKMGRVKVKLPWLTNDHTTYWARLVSTGGGNNRGTHILPEINDEVLVGFEQGDLDRPFVIGGLWNGKDAPPNTTDKAVSGGKVIQRTFYSRIGHKFIIDDSDGAAGISIIDKDNNSIIITTKPGTLEITMKGDVTIKTDKSLIVEAKKDITMKAQGNMSLEAQGNVSIKANGKAELSSSTGTDVKSSAVTNIKGSMINLN, from the coding sequence ATGACTAATAGCACCAAACATATCAACCAGTTCTATGTGAAGGTTGGCGGCAGCGATATTCAGCCGAACATCGCCAGCGCCATTGAAGAGGTCCGCATCGAGGGCACGCTCCACATGCCCAGCATGGCCACGATCATCTTCAGCGACCCACATCTGGCTATCACCGACAGCTCCACCTTTGAGCCAGGGGCCGACATCCAGGTGCTGATGGAGAAGACGGTGGTCTTCGATGGCGAGATCGTGGAGATGGAGCCGGAGTTTGTCGATCGCACCCAGCGCCTGATCGTGCGCGCCTTCGATCGGCTGCACCGCCTTGCCCACGGCACGCACACTCGGTCGTTCCAGAATGTGAAGGATAGCGATCTGGTATCGAAGATCGCATCCGAGGTTGGTCTCTCGCCCGATGCCACCGCTACATCCGAGGTGCACCCGCATGTGCTGCAGACCAACCAGTCAAACCTAGAGTTCCTACAGCAGCGCATCGCGCGGCTGGGCATGTGGCTCTACGCCGATGCCAAGAAGCTCTGCTGCAAGGCCCCCGCCAGTACCCAGGAGGCCGAGGTTAAGTGGAACGATACCCTGATGACCTTCCAGCCGCGTCTGGCGGGCAAGGGCCATATCGGTAAGGTCACGGTGCGCAGCTGGGACATCAAGAAGAAGCAGGAGATCATCGGCCAGGCCGAGAAGCCCACTTCCGATGTGACCCCCAAGATCGGCGCAGCTTACAAGAAATTCTACTCGTACAGCGCCGAGACCCAGATCAGCGACTGCCGGATCGAGACGCAGGATGCCGCCAAGAAGATGGCCCAGGCCGCGCTCGACCGCCACACTAGCCAATATGTCGAGGCTGAAGGCTCGTGCGCGGGCAATCCGGCCATCAAGGCGGGCACCAAGCTCAAGATTACCAATGTTGGCACGCGCTTCAGCGGCACCTATATTGTCACAGGCGTGGTGCATCGCTACGATGGCAAAGAGGGCTATGTCACCGAGTTCCAGGTCTCGGGCATGAATGCTGCTGCGCTGCTGGCCAAGCTGCTCCCCGAGCGCGAGACGATCTCGCCGATGCAGGGCCTGATGATCGGCATTGTTACCGACAACATCGACCCTGACAAGATGGGCCGTGTGAAGGTGAAGCTGCCCTGGCTCACCAACGACCACACTACTTACTGGGCGCGCCTGGTCAGCACGGGTGGTGGCAACAACCGCGGCACCCACATCCTGCCCGAGATCAACGATGAGGTCCTGGTGGGCTTCGAGCAGGGCGATCTGGATCGCCCGTTTGTGATCGGCGGCCTGTGGAATGGCAAGGATGCCCCGCCCAACACCACCGACAAGGCAGTGAGCGGCGGCAAGGTCATCCAGCGCACCTTCTACTCGCGCATCGGCCACAAGTTCATCATTGATGATAGCGATGGTGCGGCTGGTATCTCGATTATCGATAAAGATAATAACTCGATTATCATCACTACCAAGCCTGGCACTCTTGAGATCACGATGAAGGGCGACGTAACGATCAAGACCGACAAGAGCCTGATCGTCGAGGCCAAGAAAGATATCACTATGAAGGCCCAGGGCAACATGTCGCTGGAGGCCCAGGGCAACGTGTCGATCAAGGCCAACGGCAAGGCCGAGCTTTCCAGCAGCACCGGCACCGATGTCAAGTCCTCGGCGGTCACCAACATCAAGGGCTCGATGATCAATCTGAACTGA
- a CDS encoding LysM peptidoglycan-binding domain-containing protein, with protein MPGLSLTKALIINMETGAFIPCMFNPTEYSFSKKNSWKVDNSTGKDAPPISFTSGDPSTLTMQLFFDTYAEKRNVRMYTEPVCMLMEVLPSLVDTKTKRGRPPMVRFQWGKSWTFDAIITSITQKFTLFLDDGTPVRATLDVSFQQVKDRKQLENQNPTSGGEGGERVWTVSAGDTLAWIAFKMYGTSTNWRPIARANNLTNVRRLTPGTVLVIPND; from the coding sequence ATGCCCGGTCTCAGTCTTACCAAGGCGCTCATCATCAATATGGAAACGGGCGCATTCATCCCATGCATGTTCAACCCGACCGAATATAGCTTCAGCAAGAAGAATTCGTGGAAGGTCGACAACTCGACGGGCAAGGATGCGCCGCCGATCAGCTTCACCAGCGGCGACCCCTCGACCCTGACCATGCAGCTCTTCTTCGATACCTATGCGGAGAAACGCAATGTGCGCATGTATACCGAGCCGGTCTGCATGCTGATGGAAGTGCTGCCCTCGCTTGTGGATACCAAGACCAAGCGTGGACGCCCGCCCATGGTGCGCTTCCAGTGGGGCAAAAGCTGGACCTTCGATGCGATCATCACCAGCATCACCCAGAAGTTCACGCTCTTCCTCGACGATGGCACGCCGGTGCGCGCCACGCTCGATGTGAGCTTCCAGCAGGTGAAGGATCGAAAGCAGCTGGAGAATCAGAACCCCACCTCGGGCGGCGAGGGTGGCGAGCGCGTTTGGACCGTGAGCGCTGGCGATACGCTGGCGTGGATCGCCTTCAAGATGTACGGCACATCCACCAACTGGCGTCCGATTGCGCGGGCAAACAATCTGACCAATGTTCGGCGCTTGACGCCGGGAACGGTGCTGGTGATCCCCAATGACTAA